From Amycolatopsis sp. YIM 10, the proteins below share one genomic window:
- a CDS encoding DUF6541 family protein: MPTPDTFWTSLSTISVYLVVLAVPGGLIGIGAGLRGWALAGLAPLFTYFSLGSAGPWLSMAGLPYNTATAAAFSLLLAGLAFGVRMLARSRGWVSKVPLPKGPHWSRRAHAAVIGCVLLATALSMIVVLSAADGASSVFQRWDTVYHANGIRYIAETGDGSLVGMSTINWYPDGSFYPNAYHLVGALVYSISGASIPAALNGITVPIAGIFALALAATIRQFGGRAAFAGSAAIVAGAATTGAYESVSSGLLPFALGIVLTPLAAVALQRFLTRPDVESGMVFALTIVGLLLAHSSALFGAILFTVPLLLQRWFRREGVWWRDLLRMVPAGVAALVLAAPQVLGAIAFTSSSYPYIPWASDIPVSSALAQLLTFRQVLQEPQMVLCVLLVAGILTARALGSMRWVAFSALLLSGTFVLVACYGALPWVISFSRPWWNDRYRLMSLAAIPLCLLAAHGLAELQRLLAKVAAGWDWVKARPRLPARIGVASAVLLVSVLAVGTNGFYTTANATAVAYAYHNGPESLGRPVPVTDFEVDAMREMGKFALPGEKVLNDRLDGTAWLFAISGVRPVAGHYDPGVAPPDATYLSNHFREYDTNPEVRAAVERLNVGHVLLGSGSIKPDMIRAPGLRDLDGLPFLEKIYANPDAMIYRILR; the protein is encoded by the coding sequence GTGCCAACACCGGATACGTTCTGGACCTCCCTGAGCACGATCAGTGTCTACCTGGTCGTGCTGGCGGTGCCGGGCGGCTTGATCGGGATCGGCGCCGGCCTGCGGGGCTGGGCGCTGGCCGGGCTCGCGCCACTGTTCACCTACTTTTCACTGGGCTCGGCCGGGCCGTGGCTCTCGATGGCCGGTCTGCCCTACAACACGGCCACCGCCGCGGCCTTCTCCCTGCTGCTGGCCGGCCTCGCGTTCGGGGTGCGGATGCTGGCCCGGTCGCGCGGCTGGGTGTCGAAGGTACCGCTGCCGAAGGGCCCCCACTGGTCAAGACGCGCGCACGCCGCGGTGATCGGCTGTGTGTTGCTGGCCACCGCCCTGTCGATGATCGTGGTGCTCTCCGCCGCCGACGGCGCCAGCTCGGTCTTCCAGCGCTGGGACACCGTCTACCACGCGAACGGCATCCGCTACATCGCCGAGACCGGCGACGGCTCGCTGGTCGGCATGTCGACCATCAACTGGTACCCGGACGGCTCCTTCTACCCGAACGCCTACCACCTGGTCGGCGCGCTGGTGTACTCGATCTCCGGTGCCTCCATCCCGGCCGCGCTGAACGGCATCACCGTGCCGATCGCCGGCATCTTCGCGCTGGCGCTGGCCGCCACCATCCGCCAGTTCGGCGGGCGCGCCGCCTTCGCGGGCAGCGCCGCCATCGTGGCCGGGGCGGCCACCACCGGCGCCTACGAGTCGGTGTCGAGCGGGCTGCTGCCGTTCGCGCTGGGCATCGTGCTCACCCCGCTGGCCGCGGTCGCCCTGCAGCGCTTCCTGACCCGGCCGGACGTGGAGTCCGGCATGGTGTTCGCGCTGACCATCGTCGGGCTGCTGCTGGCGCACTCCAGCGCCCTGTTCGGCGCCATCCTGTTCACCGTGCCCCTGCTGCTCCAGCGCTGGTTCCGGCGCGAGGGCGTGTGGTGGCGCGACCTGCTGCGCATGGTCCCGGCCGGGGTCGCCGCGCTGGTGCTGGCGGCCCCGCAGGTGCTCGGCGCGATCGCGTTCACCTCCAGTTCCTACCCGTACATCCCGTGGGCGTCGGACATCCCGGTGTCCTCGGCGCTGGCGCAGCTGCTGACCTTCCGGCAGGTGCTCCAGGAACCGCAGATGGTGCTGTGCGTGCTGCTGGTGGCGGGCATCCTGACCGCGCGGGCGCTCGGCTCGATGCGCTGGGTGGCCTTCTCCGCGCTGCTGCTGTCCGGCACCTTCGTGCTGGTCGCCTGTTACGGCGCGCTCCCGTGGGTGATCTCGTTCTCGCGGCCGTGGTGGAACGACCGGTACCGGCTGATGTCGCTGGCCGCGATCCCGTTGTGCCTGCTCGCCGCGCACGGCCTCGCCGAACTGCAGCGGCTGCTGGCCAAGGTGGCCGCGGGCTGGGACTGGGTCAAGGCCCGCCCGCGCCTGCCCGCCCGGATCGGCGTGGCCAGCGCGGTGCTGCTGGTCAGCGTGCTGGCGGTGGGCACCAACGGCTTCTACACCACGGCGAACGCGACCGCGGTGGCCTACGCGTACCACAACGGGCCGGAGTCGCTCGGCCGTCCGGTGCCGGTCACCGACTTCGAGGTCGACGCGATGCGGGAGATGGGCAAGTTCGCCCTGCCCGGCGAGAAGGTGCTCAACGACCGGCTGGACGGCACGGCCTGGCTGTTCGCCATCTCCGGCGTGCGGCCGGTGGCCGGGCACTACGACCCGGGCGTGGCCCCGCCCGACGCCACCTACCTGTCGAACCACTTCCGCGAGTACGACACGAATCCCGAGGTCCGCGCGGCCGTCGAACGGCTGAACGTGGGCCACGTGCTGCTCGGCTCGGGTTCGATCAAGCCGGACATGATCCGGGCGCCGGGCCTGCGCGACCTCGACGGCCTGCCGTTCCTGGAGAAGATCTACGCGAACCCGGACGCGATGATCTACCGCATCCTGCGCTGA
- the glf gene encoding UDP-galactopyranose mutase, with protein sequence MSAQTNPVKITEHEFAGYDLIVVGSGFFGLTVAERAATQLGKRVLVLERRSHIGGNAYSEAEPETGIEVHKYGAHLFHTSNKRVWEYVNQFTEFTNYQHRVFAKYQGQVYSFPMNLALINQFFGKSHTPDEARELIAKQSSEFNTEDAKNLEEKAISLIGRPLYEAFVRGYTAKQWENDPKNLGANIITRLPVRYTFDNRYFNDTYEGLPVNGYTAWLEKMAEHENIEVRLNVDYFDVRDAIPAGTPTVYTGPLDRYFDYSAGRFTWRTVDFESEVLETGDFQGTSVVNYNDEEVPYTRIIEFRHFHPERKHYPNDKTVVFREYSRFADEKDEPYYPINTPENRDKLERYRELAKVEAKERNVLFGGRLGTYKYLDMHMAIGSALTAFDNKIAPHLTDGAPLDGSLDA encoded by the coding sequence GTGAGCGCGCAGACGAACCCCGTCAAGATTACTGAACACGAATTCGCCGGTTACGACCTGATCGTGGTTGGGTCGGGTTTCTTCGGCCTGACCGTCGCCGAGCGAGCCGCCACCCAGCTGGGCAAGCGGGTGCTGGTGCTCGAACGCCGCAGCCACATCGGTGGCAACGCCTACTCCGAGGCGGAGCCGGAAACCGGTATCGAGGTGCACAAGTACGGCGCGCACCTGTTCCACACCTCGAACAAGCGCGTGTGGGAGTACGTGAACCAGTTCACCGAGTTCACGAACTACCAGCACCGGGTGTTCGCCAAGTACCAGGGCCAGGTCTACTCGTTCCCGATGAACCTGGCGCTGATCAACCAGTTCTTCGGCAAGTCGCACACACCGGACGAAGCGCGCGAGCTGATCGCCAAGCAGTCCTCGGAGTTCAACACCGAGGACGCGAAGAACCTCGAGGAGAAGGCGATCTCACTGATCGGCCGTCCCCTCTACGAGGCGTTCGTCCGCGGCTACACGGCCAAGCAGTGGGAGAACGACCCGAAGAACCTCGGCGCGAACATCATCACCCGCCTGCCGGTGCGCTACACCTTCGACAACCGCTACTTCAACGACACCTACGAGGGTCTGCCGGTCAACGGCTACACCGCGTGGCTGGAGAAGATGGCCGAGCACGAGAACATCGAGGTGCGGCTGAACGTCGACTACTTCGACGTGCGCGACGCGATCCCCGCCGGCACCCCGACGGTGTACACCGGCCCGCTGGACCGCTACTTCGACTACTCCGCCGGCCGGTTCACCTGGCGCACGGTGGACTTCGAGTCCGAGGTCCTCGAGACCGGTGACTTCCAGGGCACCTCGGTGGTCAACTACAACGACGAAGAAGTGCCCTACACCCGGATCATCGAGTTCCGGCACTTCCACCCGGAGCGCAAGCACTACCCGAACGACAAGACGGTGGTCTTCCGCGAGTACTCCCGGTTCGCCGACGAGAAGGACGAGCCGTACTACCCGATCAACACCCCGGAGAACCGCGACAAGCTGGAGCGGTACCGGGAGCTGGCCAAGGTCGAGGCCAAGGAGCGCAACGTGCTCTTCGGCGGCCGCCTCGGCACCTACAAGTACCTGGACATGCACATGGCGATCGGGTCGGCGCTGACCGCGTTCGACAACAAGATCGCCCCGCACCTGACCGACGGTGCCCCGCTCGACGGGTCGCTCGATGCTTGA
- a CDS encoding phosphatase PAP2 family protein, whose protein sequence is MLEKNEPAPEVEVLAKVQGALKRPVTVKAARGLSHFGEHSAGWFALGLVGAAVDKKRRKDWLVAAAGVVGAHAASIAVKRVVRRPRPEHPSVEVLVGTPSKLSFPSSHATSTTAAAVLYSGLTGRNLVPALVPPMLASRLVLGVHYPTDVLAGAALGGVVGGLIRRKLKQR, encoded by the coding sequence ATGCTTGAGAAGAACGAGCCCGCCCCCGAGGTCGAGGTCCTGGCCAAGGTCCAGGGCGCGCTCAAGCGCCCGGTGACGGTGAAGGCCGCTCGTGGCCTGAGCCACTTCGGTGAGCACAGCGCGGGCTGGTTCGCGCTCGGGCTGGTCGGCGCCGCCGTGGACAAGAAGCGGCGCAAGGACTGGCTGGTCGCGGCGGCCGGCGTGGTCGGCGCGCACGCGGCGTCCATCGCGGTCAAGCGGGTGGTCCGCCGCCCGCGGCCGGAGCACCCGAGCGTCGAGGTGCTGGTCGGCACCCCGAGCAAGCTGAGCTTCCCGTCCTCGCACGCCACCTCCACCACGGCGGCGGCGGTGCTCTACTCCGGACTGACCGGGCGTAACCTCGTGCCTGCACTCGTGCCGCCGATGCTGGCCTCACGCCTCGTGCTCGGCGTGCACTACCCGACGGACGTGCTCGCCGGAGCGGCACTGGGCGGGGTCGTCGGCGGTCTCATCCGACGGAAGCTGAAGCAAAGATGA
- a CDS encoding decaprenyl-phosphate phosphoribosyltransferase, whose protein sequence is MSEATERTDEKDKIEEEPVLSDELETAEDAPEPEPVAPAKGRGPLGTAKGVLKTARPRQWVKNVLVFAAPFTAAQFGNGGVLLDAAIAFVAFSLVASSIYLINDAVDVEADRAHPTKRNRPIAAGIVPVPVAYVSAVVFFGVGLGISFLASPQLSIVLVVYEAVQLGYCFGLKHQPVIDLAIVGSGFLMRSIAGGVAAGIALSQWFLLVTAFGSLFMVAGKRYAEVMLFERTGAKIRSSLKKYSASYLRFVWATSAAILIMSYSLWAFELRERADGSVWPVVSMVPFVVAVLRYAVDVDGGKAGEPEEIALSDRVLQVLGVTWVVTLGLAYYL, encoded by the coding sequence ATGAGTGAAGCAACCGAGCGAACCGACGAGAAGGACAAGATCGAGGAAGAGCCGGTCCTGTCCGACGAACTGGAGACGGCGGAAGACGCGCCGGAACCGGAGCCGGTAGCGCCCGCGAAGGGCCGTGGCCCGCTGGGCACCGCGAAGGGGGTGCTGAAGACCGCGCGCCCGCGCCAGTGGGTGAAGAACGTGCTGGTCTTCGCCGCGCCCTTCACCGCGGCGCAGTTCGGCAACGGGGGTGTGCTGCTCGACGCGGCCATCGCCTTCGTGGCGTTCTCGCTGGTGGCGTCCTCGATCTACCTGATCAACGACGCGGTGGACGTGGAAGCCGACCGCGCGCACCCGACCAAGCGCAACCGGCCGATCGCGGCCGGGATCGTGCCGGTGCCGGTGGCCTACGTCTCGGCGGTGGTGTTCTTCGGCGTCGGGCTGGGCATCTCGTTCCTGGCCAGCCCGCAGCTGTCGATCGTGCTGGTGGTCTACGAAGCCGTGCAGCTCGGTTACTGCTTCGGCCTCAAGCACCAGCCGGTGATCGACCTGGCCATCGTCGGCTCGGGCTTCCTGATGCGCTCGATCGCCGGTGGTGTCGCCGCCGGCATCGCGCTTTCGCAGTGGTTCCTGCTGGTCACCGCGTTCGGCTCGCTGTTCATGGTGGCCGGGAAGCGGTACGCCGAGGTGATGCTCTTCGAGCGCACCGGGGCGAAGATCCGCTCCTCGCTGAAGAAGTACTCGGCGAGCTACCTGCGGTTCGTCTGGGCGACCTCGGCCGCCATCCTGATCATGTCCTACAGCCTCTGGGCGTTCGAGCTGCGTGAGCGCGCCGACGGTTCGGTGTGGCCGGTGGTCTCGATGGTGCCGTTCGTGGTCGCCGTGCTGCGGTACGCCGTCGACGTCGACGGCGGCAAGGCCGGTGAGCCGGAGGAGATCGCGCTCAGCGACCGGGTGCTGCAGGTTCTCGGCGTGACCTGGGTCGTCACGCTGGGCTTGGCCTACTACTTGTAA